Below is a genomic region from Aurantimonas sp. HBX-1.
GAAGATCCGCTCGTCGTAGCCGGTGGTGGCGATCGCCTCGAGCTGCGCCACGACGTCCTCGATCGGCACCTCTGTCTCGTTGAGGAAGACCGTTCCGTTCGAGCGCACCGAGATGGTGATCGGCTGCGTCTCGGCGTTGAGCGCCTTGGCCTGCGCCTCCGGCAGCTCCAGCGGCACGCCGACGGTGAGCATCGGGGCGGCGACCATGAAGATGATCAGGAGCACCAGCATCACGTCGACCATCGGCGTGACGTTGATCTCGCTCATCGGCGCGCGCCGGCGGCGACCGCGCCGCGAGGACTTTCCGCCGCCCGAGCCCGTAGACATTCCCATGGTTCAGCCCTTTCCCGCTTGCCGCAGACAGCGCCGCGCCGTCAGCGCGCGAGCTTCTCGTCGATCTGACGCGACAGGATCGACGAGAACTCGTCGGCGAATGCCTCGAGCCGCATCCCCAGCTTGCCGGCGTCGGCCGACAGCTTGTTGTAGGCGATGACGGCGGGGATCGCCGCCACGAGGCCGATCGCGGTGGCGAGCAGCGCCTCGGCGATGCCGGGGGCCACGACCGCAAGGCTGGTCTGCTGCGATCCGGCGATCGCCTGGAAGGAGGTCATGATGCCGATCACCGTGCCGAACAGGCCGATGAACGGCGCGGCCGAGCCGATCGTGGCGAGGAAGCCGAGGCGGGACTCCAGGTCGTCCATCTCGCGCGCCAGGGTCACGTCCATCGCCTTCTCGATGCGGGCCTGCAGGCCGATCGGCGAGCGGGCGCCCTTTTCGAAGGACTTCTTCCACTCGCGCATCGCCGCGACGAACAGCGCGCCCATGCCGGAGGTCTTGCGCTCCGACAGGTTGTGATAGAGGTCCTCCAGCGACTGGCCGGACCAGAAATTGCTCTCGAACTTGTTGAGCTGGCGCCGGAAGGCCGCGTAACGCATCGACTTGTCGATGATGATCGCCCAGGTCCAGACCGAGGCGAGCAGCAGTCCCATCATCACCAGCTTGACGATGAAGCCCGCGTGCCAGAACAGGTCCCAGAGCGACATGGTGCCGGCGGCCGCCAAAGTCCCCTGAACGACTTCTCCGTTCATCCCAGATATCCTCGAAATTCAGAACCGATGGCGCGCGCCTGATGCGCGGCGACGTCCGGCGGACCGCCGCGAAGTCGGACCGTCGCAAGCGCGCCTGCCCATTCGTCCGAACGCTTAACCCCTTGATGCCTTTCACAAGCGAATCCGGTGAAAGAAAGGCGCAGTCGCTTCAAACTGCCCCCGGGACATTCATCCGACGGTAAGGTTAAGACGAGGTTACGATTGCGGTTTCGCCGCCTTCCCCAGGGGCGAGTGCGGCGATGACGCGCGGCGGCATGCGCATCGGCTTGCCCTGCGGCGAGATGACCGCGACCTTGACCTTGGCGGCGACCAGAAGATCGCCGTCCTTCAGGATCCGCTGCGACAGCATGATGCGGGCGCCCCCGAGCTTCTCGGTGCGGGTCTCGACGGTGAGGATGTCGTCGATCCGCGCCGGCCGCAGGAAGTCGATGTCCATGTGGCGGACGGCGAAGGCCATCGCCTCGCCGAAGCTGCCGGCCAGCAGTCCGCGGTGGTCGATTCCCCGCAGGCGCAGGAGGTCGGAGCGGCCCCGCTCGAGGAAATGCAAATAGCGGGCATGGTAGACGACGCCGGAAAAGTCGGTGTCCTCGAAATAGACCCGGACCCTGAGGGCGTGGCCGAAATCGGTCAGTCGGCCCGCAAGTTCTTCGCTCATCGTCGAGATTCCCGTTTCGCCCGTCGAAGGCGCCGGCCGCCCGCCAGGCGATCGGCGTCCGGCCGCACCCATGCTGTCATGCGGCTGTCACAGGGCGTTGGCCATAGGAGCTTTCCGACTTCAAGGAAAGGTTCTCGCCATGTCCCGTCCCGCCTCGTCGCCCCTCGCCATCGCGCTGCTCGCCTCCAGCGTCCTCGCCGGTTCCGGCGCGGCGCTCGCCGACCCGGTGTTCAACCGCATCGCATCCTTCCCGGTCGCGTCCAACCTGCCCTCCGACATGCCCGCCGAGACCCAGACCTCGTCGGAGATCATCGCGGCGAGCCAGGACGGCAACCTTTTGATCTACTCCGACAGCCCGGCCGGCGGCATCGGCATGGTCGACATCACCGACCCGCGCGCGCCCAAGGCCGCCGGCTTCATGGCGATGGAAGGCGAACCGACCTCGGTCGCCGTCGCGGGACCGGACGCGCTTGTCGGCGTCAACACGTCGGAGAACTTCACCGCGCCCTCCGGCCGGCTTGCGGTGGTGAATCTCGCTACGAAGGCGGAGACGGCGTCCTGCGATCTCGGCGGCCAGCCGGATTCGGTCGCCGTCGCCAAGGACGGCGCCTACGCCGCGGTCGCCATCGAGAACGAGCGCGACGAGGACCTGAACGACGGCGAGATCCCGCAGATGCCGGCCGGCAACCTGGTGATCTTCAAGCTGACCGACGGCGTGCCGGACTGCGCCTCCATGGTGACGGTCGACCTCACCGGCCTCGCCGAGGTCGCGCCGAGCGATCCGGAGCCGGAATATGTCGACTTCAACGATGCCGGCGAGATCGTCGTGTCGATGCAGGAGAACAACCATTTCGCGATCGTCGACGCCGCCACCGGCAAGGTGACGGCTAACTTCTCGGCCGGCGCGGTGAGCCTCGAGGGGATCGACGTCGAGGACGACAGCAAGCTCGACTTCACCGGCAGCCAGGCTGACGTGAAGCGCGAGCCGGACACCGTGCAGTGGATCGACGACGACCGCTTCATCTCCGCCAACGAAGGCGACTACGAAGGCGGCTCGCGCTCCTTCACCGTGTGGAACAAGGACGGCACCGTCGCCTACGAATCCGGCCCGGCCTTCGAGCACGAGGTGATCCGCGCCGGCCACTATCCGGACAAGCGGTCGGACGCCAAGGGCGTCGAGCCCGAGGGCCTGGAAGTCGCGACCTTCGGCGACGCGACCTACGCCTTCGTCCTCTCCGAGCGCGGCTCGGCGGTCGGCGTCTACCGCCTCGGCGAGGGCGACCCGGAGTTCCTGCAGCTGCTGCCGTCCGGCATCGCGCCGGAAGGCGCCATCGCCATCCCGTCGCGCAATCTCCTCGTCACCTCCAACGAGGAAGACCTCGTCGAGGACGGCGGCGCGCGCTCGCATGTGATGATCTACGAGCGGGCCGAGAGCGAGCCGGCCTATCCGACGATCGTGTCCGATGACCAGGACGGGGCCCCGGTCGGATGGGGCGCGCTGTCGGGCCTTGCGGCGGATCCCGAGGACGCGAGCCGGCTCTACGCCGTCAGCGATTCCTTCTACGAGAACCAGCCGGCGATGTTCACCATCGACGCATCGGCCAAGCCCGCCCGCATCACCGCAAAGACCGTCATCACCCGTGACGGCCAGCCGGCCGAGAAGCTCGACCTCGAGGGTATCGCGCCCGCGGCGGACGGCGGATTCTGGCTTGCCAGCGAGGGCGACGCGGAGAAGGAAATCCCGCACCAGCTGCTGCGCGTCGATGCGGATGGCGCGATCGTCGAGGAAGTCCCCTTCCCCGAGGCGCTCGTCGCGGGCGCGACGCGCTTCGGCGCGGAAGGCGTGACGATGGACGGCGACACGCTGTGGGTGGCGA
It encodes:
- the tolR gene encoding protein TolR, which codes for MGMSTGSGGGKSSRRGRRRRAPMSEINVTPMVDVMLVLLIIFMVAAPMLTVGVPLELPEAQAKALNAETQPITISVRSNGTVFLNETEVPIEDVVAQLEAIATTGYDERIFVRGDRAVDYGAVMQVMARISAAGFRNIGLVTDPDSSAPA
- the tolQ gene encoding protein TolQ — its product is MNGEVVQGTLAAAGTMSLWDLFWHAGFIVKLVMMGLLLASVWTWAIIIDKSMRYAAFRRQLNKFESNFWSGQSLEDLYHNLSERKTSGMGALFVAAMREWKKSFEKGARSPIGLQARIEKAMDVTLAREMDDLESRLGFLATIGSAAPFIGLFGTVIGIMTSFQAIAGSQQTSLAVVAPGIAEALLATAIGLVAAIPAVIAYNKLSADAGKLGMRLEAFADEFSSILSRQIDEKLAR
- a CDS encoding esterase-like activity of phytase family protein is translated as MSRPASSPLAIALLASSVLAGSGAALADPVFNRIASFPVASNLPSDMPAETQTSSEIIAASQDGNLLIYSDSPAGGIGMVDITDPRAPKAAGFMAMEGEPTSVAVAGPDALVGVNTSENFTAPSGRLAVVNLATKAETASCDLGGQPDSVAVAKDGAYAAVAIENERDEDLNDGEIPQMPAGNLVIFKLTDGVPDCASMVTVDLTGLAEVAPSDPEPEYVDFNDAGEIVVSMQENNHFAIVDAATGKVTANFSAGAVSLEGIDVEDDSKLDFTGSQADVKREPDTVQWIDDDRFISANEGDYEGGSRSFTVWNKDGTVAYESGPAFEHEVIRAGHYPDKRSDAKGVEPEGLEVATFGDATYAFVLSERGSAVGVYRLGEGDPEFLQLLPSGIAPEGAIAIPSRNLLVTSNEEDLVEDGGARSHVMIYERAESEPAYPTIVSDDQDGAPVGWGALSGLAADPEDASRLYAVSDSFYENQPAMFTIDASAKPARITAKTVITRDGQPAEKLDLEGIAPAADGGFWLASEGDAEKEIPHQLLRVDADGAIVEEVPFPEALVAGATRFGAEGVTMDGDTLWVAIQREWKDDPKGSVKLLAYDTASKEWSAVLYPLESAEAGWVGLSEITAHGDHLYVLERDNQIGAAAKLKKLYRVAVADLAPAAIGGELPTVAKQEVHDFIPDLQANGGYVVDKIEGFTIAADGTGYAVTDNDGVDDSSGETLFFPIGKM
- the ybgC gene encoding tol-pal system-associated acyl-CoA thioesterase — encoded protein: MSEELAGRLTDFGHALRVRVYFEDTDFSGVVYHARYLHFLERGRSDLLRLRGIDHRGLLAGSFGEAMAFAVRHMDIDFLRPARIDDILTVETRTEKLGGARIMLSQRILKDGDLLVAAKVKVAVISPQGKPMRMPPRVIAALAPGEGGETAIVTSS